The proteins below are encoded in one region of Polynucleobacter sp. AP-Elch-400A-B2:
- a CDS encoding quinone oxidoreductase — protein sequence MTTARIVSLSELGNADVIQLIDKELPAPGKGEVQLRQTAIGFNFIDVYQRSGVYPLELPTGLGHEAVGVVEALGEGVTRFKIGDRVTYMNAGIGAYASARNVAVDKLVSVPDNVSDEVVAAVFFKAMTAQYLVQKTYKVKSGDVVLVHAAAGGVGQILSGWAKSLGAFVVGTVGSEAKFAAAKEAGCDAVVDYSKPNWVEEFMKATGGRKANVVYDSVAKTTFLGSLDCAAPFGMVALFGAASGPAPEIQPEILNKKGCLFLTRPSVFPHNATPELLQENARAVFDAIAQGRVKVQIGAKFKLEQAVDAHKAAEGRKVSGAIVITP from the coding sequence GTGACAACTGCTCGAATTGTTAGTCTTTCAGAACTCGGCAATGCCGATGTGATTCAATTAATCGATAAAGAGCTTCCGGCTCCAGGTAAAGGTGAAGTGCAACTTCGTCAAACCGCTATTGGTTTTAACTTTATTGATGTGTACCAGCGCTCTGGTGTTTATCCCTTGGAACTACCAACGGGTTTAGGTCACGAGGCGGTCGGTGTTGTTGAGGCGCTTGGTGAGGGTGTTACTCGATTCAAGATAGGCGATCGTGTGACGTACATGAACGCCGGTATCGGTGCTTATGCCAGTGCGCGCAATGTTGCAGTCGATAAATTGGTTTCAGTACCAGATAATGTATCTGATGAAGTTGTTGCTGCTGTGTTTTTCAAAGCAATGACTGCCCAGTACTTGGTTCAAAAAACCTACAAGGTAAAGTCTGGAGACGTCGTCTTAGTTCACGCTGCTGCTGGTGGTGTAGGCCAAATCCTATCGGGATGGGCAAAATCTTTGGGTGCCTTTGTAGTGGGCACAGTAGGGTCTGAAGCCAAGTTTGCCGCTGCAAAAGAAGCAGGCTGTGATGCTGTGGTGGACTACTCAAAACCAAATTGGGTCGAAGAGTTTATGAAGGCAACAGGCGGCCGTAAAGCAAATGTAGTGTATGACTCAGTTGCTAAGACTACTTTCTTGGGCTCACTCGATTGTGCTGCACCATTTGGCATGGTGGCTTTGTTTGGTGCCGCCTCTGGACCTGCTCCAGAGATTCAGCCGGAGATTCTCAATAAGAAGGGTTGCCTCTTCTTAACAAGGCCTTCCGTATTCCCGCACAACGCTACTCCCGAGTTGCTTCAGGAAAATGCTCGCGCAGTATTTGATGCGATTGCTCAAGGCCGTGTGAAAGTGCAGATTGGCGCCAAGTTTAAGCTTGAGCAGGCAGTTGATGCTCATAAAGCTGCAGAAGGTAGAAAAGTTTCGGGCGCGATCGTCATTACCCCATAA
- a CDS encoding DUF2452 domain-containing protein, translated as MRIEDTDPARHAGIEYPMEVGAPVFAPIKVLEEKDKAVNVARQNAKLEYDRIMEQAEVLMKQARSLQARLDATEMVHSAKFSFNPLHGKTYHLYFDSRIGTNVLIQNGPDQWSCGIPDAWTYSMAVKKLGDSTWAIVEEEEAVSSTLAVR; from the coding sequence ATGAGAATTGAAGATACTGATCCAGCACGGCATGCTGGCATTGAATATCCCATGGAAGTGGGTGCGCCTGTATTTGCACCGATTAAGGTCTTAGAAGAAAAAGATAAGGCGGTCAATGTCGCCCGCCAAAACGCCAAGCTAGAATACGATCGTATCATGGAGCAGGCTGAAGTATTGATGAAGCAGGCACGCTCTCTTCAGGCTCGTTTGGATGCCACAGAAATGGTCCATAGTGCCAAATTTAGTTTTAACCCCCTCCATGGAAAAACCTACCATCTCTACTTTGATAGCCGTATTGGCACTAATGTATTGATTCAAAATGGGCCTGATCAATGGAGTTGCGGCATTCCTGATGCTTGGACCTACTCGATGGCAGTCAAAAAGCTTGGGGATAGTACCTGGGCTATCGTTGAGGAGGAAGAGGCCGTCTCCTCCACGCTTGCAGTAAGATAA
- a CDS encoding cryptochrome/photolyase family protein gives MKKLVLILGDQLDIDSPILKNLNPKTEQVVMIESIDEAQYVWSHKAKIVLFLSAMRHFAEQLKERSLPLIYIEQSPQSIGDTLREIITKKKFTHLVCLEPGEYRLKCEIENLASELNIDLELQEDPHFYCSRHEFENWVAGKKELRLEYFYRLMRKTHNILVNKEGNPEGGQWNFDRDNRKPFPKKGPGLIPPPELFEPDDITQEVIALVEKKFPKHPGSLEHFQWPVTRAQALQALKGFVEHRLVTFGIHEDAMWTDTPFGWHSLLSSSMNLKLLNPREVIAAVLKAWKKDDLDLATVEGFIRQILGWREFVRGMYYLDMPQMALDNFYDHQNALPSWYWTGNTKMKCMQQAIGQTLEYGYAHHIQRLMVTGNFALLAEILPKEVCDWYLAVYVDAIEWVELPNTAGMALFASGGRFTSKPYIASGAYIKRMSNYCGSCQYKPDIRFGEGACPMTTLYWNFLIKHRTQFEASPRTRLMTANLSRISEEDQQAIQLHAKGLLGDLNSL, from the coding sequence TTGAAAAAGCTTGTTCTCATTCTGGGTGACCAGCTTGATATCGATAGCCCGATATTAAAAAACCTGAATCCTAAGACTGAGCAAGTCGTCATGATTGAGTCTATCGATGAGGCTCAGTATGTTTGGTCGCATAAGGCCAAAATCGTTTTGTTCTTATCGGCGATGCGGCATTTTGCCGAGCAACTAAAAGAGCGGAGTTTGCCACTAATCTATATTGAGCAGTCTCCGCAGTCAATTGGCGATACGCTACGAGAAATAATTACCAAGAAAAAATTTACACACTTGGTATGTCTTGAGCCTGGAGAGTATCGACTCAAGTGCGAAATAGAGAATTTGGCATCTGAATTAAACATCGATTTAGAACTGCAAGAAGATCCCCATTTTTATTGTTCACGTCATGAGTTTGAAAATTGGGTTGCTGGTAAGAAAGAATTGCGTTTGGAGTATTTCTACCGACTGATGCGTAAGACCCACAACATCTTGGTTAATAAAGAGGGTAATCCTGAGGGTGGGCAGTGGAACTTTGATCGAGATAATCGTAAGCCGTTTCCAAAAAAAGGACCTGGCTTAATTCCGCCGCCGGAGTTATTTGAGCCCGATGACATTACTCAAGAAGTAATTGCACTGGTTGAGAAAAAATTTCCCAAACATCCTGGATCCCTGGAGCACTTTCAGTGGCCAGTCACACGCGCACAGGCTTTGCAGGCACTTAAAGGGTTTGTAGAGCATCGCTTAGTGACCTTTGGTATTCATGAAGATGCGATGTGGACGGATACACCTTTTGGTTGGCACTCCTTACTCTCCAGTTCAATGAATTTAAAGTTGCTCAATCCCAGAGAGGTGATTGCTGCTGTCCTCAAGGCATGGAAGAAAGACGATTTAGATCTTGCTACGGTAGAGGGATTTATTCGTCAAATCCTAGGTTGGCGAGAATTTGTACGGGGCATGTACTACCTTGATATGCCGCAAATGGCGCTTGATAATTTTTACGATCACCAGAATGCATTGCCTTCCTGGTATTGGACTGGCAACACCAAGATGAAGTGTATGCAGCAAGCAATAGGCCAAACGCTGGAGTATGGATATGCCCACCATATTCAACGCCTGATGGTGACAGGCAACTTTGCATTGCTCGCAGAAATCTTGCCAAAAGAGGTTTGTGATTGGTATTTGGCGGTTTATGTTGATGCGATTGAATGGGTAGAGTTACCCAATACAGCGGGCATGGCCTTATTTGCCAGTGGCGGCCGCTTTACTAGCAAACCTTATATTGCCAGTGGCGCCTATATTAAGAGAATGAGTAACTATTGCGGCTCCTGCCAATACAAGCCCGATATTCGATTTGGAGAGGGTGCCTGCCCGATGACTACCCTTTATTGGAACTTCCTTATCAAGCATCGCACCCAATTTGAGGCAAGCCCCCGTACCCGCCTGATGACAGCCAATCTATCCCGAATTAGTGAAGAAGATCAGCAGGCCATCCAACTTCATGCCAAAGGCCTTTTAGGGGATTTAAACTCCCTGTAA
- a CDS encoding DUF3833 domain-containing protein: MSKIYFVKKYLAIYLIAFGLLGCSSPSVNQYAQETPKLDLSEYFNGTIDAYGIFTDRSGEVKKRFSVLLVAKWSVVNGKKTGILDESFEYSDGTKQKRIWTLVETAPGKYIGTADDVIGEALGESAGNALNWAYTLALPVDNSIYHVQFNDWMYLVTPKVMINKAQMSKFGINLGEVTLSFYKR, encoded by the coding sequence ATGTCTAAGATCTATTTCGTTAAAAAGTATCTAGCTATTTATTTGATTGCATTTGGCCTATTAGGTTGCTCCTCACCTTCAGTCAATCAATATGCACAAGAGACACCCAAGCTTGATCTAAGTGAATACTTCAACGGCACGATTGATGCGTATGGCATCTTTACCGATCGTAGTGGTGAAGTTAAAAAACGCTTCTCCGTTTTATTGGTTGCTAAATGGTCAGTTGTGAATGGTAAAAAGACGGGTATTTTGGATGAGAGCTTTGAGTATTCCGATGGCACGAAGCAAAAGCGCATTTGGACTTTGGTTGAAACGGCTCCAGGCAAATACATTGGTACTGCAGATGATGTCATCGGCGAAGCTTTGGGAGAATCTGCTGGCAATGCATTGAACTGGGCTTACACATTGGCGCTGCCTGTAGACAATTCCATCTACCATGTGCAATTTAATGACTGGATGTATTTAGTCACACCTAAGGTAATGATTAATAAGGCGCAAATGAGCAAATTTGGTATCAATCTGGGTGAAGTGACTCTCAGTTTTTACAAGCGCTAA
- a CDS encoding chalcone isomerase family protein — MMKIISQGSAVLWLSLALLSSPVSAKSLAHIENVINQVQPQGTGRLNFWGFHVYDATLYRPAGKDSAEFALDIKYQKSFSGAAIASRTADEMKSIGVSEAQSAIWGKELAAVLPNIEPGQTLTGVYSPKQGTTFFYDGKKIAQFPGADFSKAFFGIWLDSKTSVPKLRSELLGNGCPPPLITGAC, encoded by the coding sequence ATGATGAAAATAATTTCACAAGGTAGTGCCGTCCTATGGCTGTCTTTGGCCCTGCTGAGTAGTCCTGTATCGGCCAAGAGCTTGGCGCACATTGAGAACGTCATTAATCAAGTGCAGCCTCAGGGTACTGGTCGCCTAAACTTTTGGGGTTTTCATGTTTACGACGCAACTCTATATCGCCCTGCGGGCAAGGATTCTGCAGAATTTGCCTTGGATATTAAATATCAAAAATCATTTTCTGGGGCGGCCATTGCAAGCCGTACTGCTGATGAAATGAAGAGCATTGGTGTATCTGAAGCGCAGTCCGCCATTTGGGGAAAAGAGCTTGCTGCAGTTTTGCCCAATATAGAGCCTGGACAAACACTCACTGGAGTCTACTCACCAAAACAAGGCACCACCTTTTTTTATGACGGCAAGAAAATTGCCCAATTTCCGGGGGCAGATTTTTCAAAGGCATTTTTCGGGATTTGGCTTGATTCCAAAACGAGCGTACCCAAGTTGAGATCTGAATTACTGGGCAATGGATGCCCACCCCCACTAATCACTGGAGCCTGCTAA
- a CDS encoding thiol-disulfide oxidoreductase DCC family protein, whose product MKKLTMFYDGLCPLCQAEILFLSGRNQAGLLSFVDVNSNHYSADKVGVSCQQALDSMYAQYDDGELINGVDVFSAAYARANLPKLAWLFSRPSLRPILTMAYRFFAKNRHTISGLFGPSALWLVNATRKHK is encoded by the coding sequence ATGAAGAAACTCACCATGTTCTACGATGGCCTTTGTCCTCTATGTCAGGCAGAGATTCTGTTTTTGTCTGGCCGTAATCAAGCAGGTTTACTCAGCTTTGTAGATGTCAACTCAAATCATTACAGCGCTGATAAGGTCGGTGTATCTTGCCAACAGGCCTTAGATTCGATGTACGCTCAGTATGACGATGGTGAGTTGATTAATGGTGTAGATGTTTTCTCGGCCGCGTATGCGAGAGCGAATTTACCGAAGTTGGCTTGGTTGTTTTCTCGACCAAGCCTGCGCCCTATATTGACCATGGCGTATCGTTTTTTTGCTAAGAACCGACATACCATTTCAGGTCTATTTGGACCATCTGCTTTATGGTTGGTGAATGCAACTCGTAAACATAAATAA
- a CDS encoding TIGR03643 family protein — MGTKITQALSAADLSRVIEMAWEDRTPFDAIEQHFGLSEPQVIALMRKELKRGSFNLWRQRVTGRATKHVALRSKLVTRAYCSMQYKQK, encoded by the coding sequence TCTCCGCTGCCGATCTCTCACGGGTGATCGAGATGGCATGGGAAGATCGCACACCATTTGATGCTATTGAGCAACATTTTGGACTATCCGAGCCTCAAGTGATTGCGCTGATGCGCAAAGAGCTCAAGAGAGGCTCATTCAATTTATGGCGTCAGCGGGTAACCGGTAGGGCAACTAAGCATGTTGCTTTAAGAAGTAAGTTGGTAACCCGTGCCTATTGCTCGATGCAGTACAAGCAGAAGTAA